Below is a window of Mycobacterium dioxanotrophicus DNA.
CAACGTGCCCACGAGCGCGTTCCGCGGGTTCGGCGCCATGCAGGTGACCCTGGGATACGAGTCCCAGATGGACGCGCTCGCAGCGGAACTGGGCCTCACCCGCGAAGAGGTCAGGGACCGCAACTACATCGAGAAGGGCGATCTGCTGGCCGGCGGCGAGCCGCTCACGACAGCCGTCGCGGTTCGGGAAACCCGGCGCGCCGCGCTCGACATGCTCGGTGCGCCAAGCCAACCCAGCGGCCCGGGCAAAGTCGTCGGCCAGGGCTTCGCGTGTGGCATGCAGCCGTACGGCCGCTCCATCTGGTTCCGCGACCACGCCGCCGCGTGGGTCACGCTGCAGGCCGACGGGACATTGCTCATCCGCAGCGGCGTCACCGATCTGGGAGCCGGACAGGCGGCGAGCCTGTGCCAGATCGCCTCTGAGATCCTGGGTGTCGCCCTGTCGGACATCAGCGTCTACATCGGCGACACCGCGCTCACTCCCCCTGCCGGCGGCACCTACGCCACCCGTCAGCTCTACATGTCCGGCAATGCGATCCTGCGCGCGGCGCGCAAGCTGCGCGACCAGCTGACGCCCGTCGCCGCGAAAGAACTCGGGGTCCCCGAAGACGCTCTGGTGTGGGTCGACGGGATGGTGCGCACCGAATCAGGTGGCACCGGACTGAGTTTGCCCGAGCTGGTCCGCGCGGCCAACGAAGCCCGCGTGGACACCTCCGTGCTCAACACCTGGCGCGCCCGCTCGGGCGGGTTCGACCCGCAGAAGGGCCAGGGCCACACCTACCCGGACTACACGTTCGGCACCCACGCCGCCGAGGTCGAGGTCGATGTCGAAACCGGCGAGGTGCGGCTGCTCAAGTACGCCGCGTGCCATGACGTCGGCCGGGCGATCAACCCGACCCGCGTGCGCGGGCAGATCATCGGCGGCGCCGCCCAGGGAATCGGTTATGCGCTGACCGAAGACTGCGTCACCGACGCAGGCCATCCGTTGTCATCCTTGTTCGCCGACTACCTCATCCCAACGGCGATGGACCTGCCCGACATTCAGGTTTCGGTCGTCGAAAGTGGCGAGGGCCGTGGCCCGCTCAACGCGCGCGGCATCGGTGAACCGCCGATCGGGCCGCCCGCGGCGACGCTCGCGAGCGCCGTGGAGGCCGCCATCGGCGTCAGGCCCACCCAACTGCCCATCACCGCCGAACGGGTGCTGGCACTGCTCGATCAACGCGAGTCCGAGAAGGGAAAGAGTGCATGAAGCTTCAGCATCAGACCGTCGTCGAGGCCCGCCCCGACGACGTATGGGAGTTCCTGCAGGACACCGCAGGCGTGGTGGAATGCATGCCCGGTGCTGAACTCGTCGATGACCTCGGTGACGACCGCTACGAGGGCGTGCTGCGCGTCGCGATCGGACCGCTGAAGATGAACTACGCGGGAAGGGCGTCGGTCGTCGAGCGTGATGCGGCATCGCGGCGGATCGTGTTGGACGCCACCGGCCGTGACAAGCGCGGATCCGGTTCAGTCGTCGCCCATGTCGCGTTGCGCGTCGAGCCCATCGAGTCGGGCAGTCGTATCGACGTGGTCTCCGACATCGACCTCACGGGCCGCATCGCGTCACTGGGCCGCGGGATCCGCGACGTATCCAACCAGATGTTCGTCTCGTTCGCCGGCGAACTCGGCAACCGCATCGAACATCCCGGTCGGCCCGCCGCCGCGCCAACCGCGCAAACCGCGGCGCCCGCTGCACCAGTGACATTGCTCGAGCCGCCCACGAAGAGCACCGGCGGGGAAATCAAAGTGCTGCCACTGATCTGGGCCGTGACGCGGGAGCGTCTCGCCAACTTCCTGGAGCGCCTGAGCACCAAGATCCGCCCGAACTGAGCCTGGAGGTCGGTCGTGCGTGACGTGCTGGGCGAGCTGGTCAAGTGCTGGCAGGGCGGCGACAGCGTCGGTCTCGGTACGGTCGTCGCGACGTTCCGCTCCGCGCCGCGTGCCCCTGGGGCGGCGATGATGGTCGGTCCCGACGGGTGCGCCGTCGGATCGGTCTCGGGCGGTTGCGTCGAGGGCGCGGTCTACGAACTGGCGCAGTCGGTGACCGCATCGGGCCGACCGGTGCTGCAGCGTTACGGGGTGTCCGACGACGACGCGTTCGCTGTCGGGCTGACCTGCGGCGGCATTCTGGATGTCTATGTCGAGAAGGTCGACCGGACAACGTTTCCCGAGTTGGGTCAGATCGCCGATGATGTCGATGCGGGCCGGCCTGTCGCGGTGGCCACCGTCGTCGAACATCCCAATCGAGCTTGGGTCGGTCGGCGCCTGGTGATCCGTCCCGACGAAGACCGCGCTGTACAGGGCACTCTCGGATCTACCCGGGCCGACGACGCCGTCCGCGACGATGCGCTCGGCCTGCTGGCCACGGGCACGAGCGCCACATTGACCTACGGCGCCGACGGCCAACGGCGTGGCGAGGGCATGCGGGTCTTCGTATGGGCATTCGCGCCCAAACCACGGCTTCTGGTCTTCGGGGCCATCGACTTCGCCGCAGCGGTGGCTCGGATGGGTACGTTTCTGGGCTATCACGTGACCGTGTGCGACGCGCGGCCGGTGTTCGCAACCCGCAGCAGGTTTCCCGACGCCGACGACGTGGTGGTCGACTGGCCGCACCGCTACCTGGACGGTGAATACCGCGCGGGCCGCATCGATTCCCGAACAGTCGTCACGGTGTTGACGCACGACCCGAAGTTCGACGTTCCACTGCTGCAGACCGCGCTGCGCATCCCCGAGATCGCCTATGTCGGCGCCATGGGTTCACGCCGCACACATCGACAGCGGCTGGAACAGTTGCGCGACAACGGATTGACCGAGGCCGAACTGGGACGGCTGTGCAGCCCGATCGGCCTTGACCTCGGTGCCCGCACGCCTGAAGAGACCGCGGTCTCGATTGCCGCCGAGATCATCGCGAAACGCTGGGGCGGCAGCGGCCGGCGTCTGACGGACACCTTCGGGTCGATTCACGAGGGAACGCTTGTCCCCCAGGTCATGTCGGCCGGGTCGCAAGAATCTTCTGCATCTCGTTGATCTGCAACGCCACCCCGATCTGGATGGCCACGGGCGTGCTGGTGCTGAACGGCCCGAGGAGGCGCTCCAG
It encodes the following:
- a CDS encoding xanthine dehydrogenase family protein molybdopterin-binding subunit; its protein translation is MTTVEPGTTPDTTEPPSAPAEFDPDADSGPEERERNFRVVGQSPAHHDFVNKVRGTLLYAADWNLPGMIHGKVVRSDMAPAKIVRIDTSAAERLEGVVAVLTAADVPHNAIIEHASGGLGELTVEQPVLARDRVRYVGEPVAVVAAVDPETAAEAADLVEVEYEPLPGVYRPEDALADGAPLVHDEGNVLVNWHLDRGDIDAAFEQADVVIDRTYRSQHAEHAYLETEAGVGWIENDVVTLRISTQVIEHAVEIAAILGLPQSQVRVIASYMGGGFGGKEDMTVEPYIALLVWRTRRPVRMIWSRQESILASTKRHPFTMHYRTAATRDGKILALDADIIGDAGAYPCLSARVLFAGAALSPGPYKVPVVRIRSRAVFTNNVPTSAFRGFGAMQVTLGYESQMDALAAELGLTREEVRDRNYIEKGDLLAGGEPLTTAVAVRETRRAALDMLGAPSQPSGPGKVVGQGFACGMQPYGRSIWFRDHAAAWVTLQADGTLLIRSGVTDLGAGQAASLCQIASEILGVALSDISVYIGDTALTPPAGGTYATRQLYMSGNAILRAARKLRDQLTPVAAKELGVPEDALVWVDGMVRTESGGTGLSLPELVRAANEARVDTSVLNTWRARSGGFDPQKGQGHTYPDYTFGTHAAEVEVDVETGEVRLLKYAACHDVGRAINPTRVRGQIIGGAAQGIGYALTEDCVTDAGHPLSSLFADYLIPTAMDLPDIQVSVVESGEGRGPLNARGIGEPPIGPPAATLASAVEAAIGVRPTQLPITAERVLALLDQRESEKGKSA
- a CDS encoding SRPBCC family protein, which produces MKLQHQTVVEARPDDVWEFLQDTAGVVECMPGAELVDDLGDDRYEGVLRVAIGPLKMNYAGRASVVERDAASRRIVLDATGRDKRGSGSVVAHVALRVEPIESGSRIDVVSDIDLTGRIASLGRGIRDVSNQMFVSFAGELGNRIEHPGRPAAAPTAQTAAPAAPVTLLEPPTKSTGGEIKVLPLIWAVTRERLANFLERLSTKIRPN
- a CDS encoding XdhC family protein; translated protein: MRDVLGELVKCWQGGDSVGLGTVVATFRSAPRAPGAAMMVGPDGCAVGSVSGGCVEGAVYELAQSVTASGRPVLQRYGVSDDDAFAVGLTCGGILDVYVEKVDRTTFPELGQIADDVDAGRPVAVATVVEHPNRAWVGRRLVIRPDEDRAVQGTLGSTRADDAVRDDALGLLATGTSATLTYGADGQRRGEGMRVFVWAFAPKPRLLVFGAIDFAAAVARMGTFLGYHVTVCDARPVFATRSRFPDADDVVVDWPHRYLDGEYRAGRIDSRTVVTVLTHDPKFDVPLLQTALRIPEIAYVGAMGSRRTHRQRLEQLRDNGLTEAELGRLCSPIGLDLGARTPEETAVSIAAEIIAKRWGGSGRRLTDTFGSIHEGTLVPQVMSAGSQESSASR